The following nucleotide sequence is from Cryptosporangium aurantiacum.
CTTCTCGCACAACACGGCCTTGCCTGCGGCCAGCGCGGCGAGCGTGATCGCCCGATGCGATCCGGTCGGCGTCGCGACCGAGATCAGGTCCAGGTCGTCGCGCTCGACGAACGACCGCCAGTCGGTCGAGACATCGTCCACGCCGAGCTTTCTTGCTGTCTTCGCCAGCCGCTCGGGCCTCCGCGCGCAGAGCCCCACCAGCTGGTAACCCGGCACGGCTTGGAACGCCGGTGCCTGCACGCGAGCGCCCCAGCCGATGCCGACGATCCCGACCCGGATCATCGGTTCACGCGCCCACTGTGGTCAGGGCCCAGAGCGCGACATCGTCCTCGCCGGGCAAGGTGGCGCTCCCGACGCGACGCTCCCAGTGACGCTGGCTTCCGGCCTCGTCCCGCCACGCCCACAACCGGCGAGTGACCAGGTGGAGCGGGTGTTCCTGGGTGATGCCGATCGCGCCGTGCAGCTGATGGGCGATCTCCGCGACGACACCCGCGGCCCGGGCCGTCACGGCGCGCGCGGCAGCGGCGGTCGCCGAACGGGCCGCGACGCTCGGACCGTCCGCAGTGGTGATCGCCGCAGCAATTGTGGCCAGCGCCAAGTCACATTCCAGAGAGGCGTCGGCGGCCCGGTGGGCCACGGACTGGAAAGCGCGCAGCGGCCGGCCGAATTGCTGCCTGACGGTCACGTGCTCGACGAGCAGCGCGCATGCCCGCTCGAGCGCGCCACCGAGCGCCGCGGCCCGGAGGACTGCGGCGCGGTCGGCCACCTCACGAGCCAGCGAGGCGGGACCGAGTACCAAATCGACGATCGGCACCCGATCGAGGAGGAGGCGGCCGGACGGCGCCCCGGTCAGATCCTGTCCGTCGGTGACCGAGGTTCGCACGAGGTCGGCGTCCAACACCGTCACCGCGGTCCACTGGGCGGTGTCCACCTCGACGATCGCGAGCAGCAGCAGTGGAGACCCCGGAACCCAGGAGACCGCGGGCACCGAGCCGGTGAGCTCCCACCCCTGCCCGGCCGCGCGGACATTGAGCCGATCGGGAGCGGCCACTACCACCGCTGCGCCGTCCTGGACAACGGCGGCCGGACGGCCGAGATGAGCGAGTGTCCAGCCCGCGACGCCCGTACTGATCAGCGGCAGCGCACAGGCGTGGCGTCCGATTCCTGCGGCGATCTCCGCAGCATCGGCCAGTTCGCCCCCGGAGCCACCGGCGGACTCCGGAACCCCGACGAGAGGCCAGCCGAGCTCGCTGACGGTCGCCCACAAGGTGTCCGGCGGCGCGCTCGTCCCGAAGTGTGGTGCGAGGACGTCGTCCACCACCTGCCGCAACTCAGGACGGTAAGGCGTCATCGTCGGGTACCTCCGGTACGTTCGGCGCGGCCGAGGACGGTGCGGAGCACGTCGGTGGCTCCGCCGCGGATAGAGCCGGCCGGAACAGCGGTGACGGCGTCGGACAGCAGCGCGGCGATCGCCGGATCCTCGAGTGCCCCGGTCACGTCGAGCACGTACCGGCCCACCTCGACGACGTCCTTCTCGAACTGCGTGCCGAGGACCTTGAGCGCCGCGGCTTCCCGCGTCGGGGCGCGGCCGGCGTCGATCGCCGCGGCCAGCGTGGTCGAGAGCGCACGCAGCCCGGCGAGCCGCCCGGTCAGAGCGCCGAGTTGCTCGGTCGCGGCCCGGTCCGGCCGCCGGCGGACGGCTCCGACCAACGCGGCGAGCAGCGGGTACGTGCTCAGGTAGCGCTCCGGACCGCCGCGCTCGAACGCGAGCTGTTCGGTGACCTGCTTCCAGCCCTCGCCGACGGTTCCCAGCACCCGCCCCTCAGGCACGAACACGTCGGCGAGGAACACCTCATTGAAGTGGTGCTCGCCGACGAGGTCGAGGATCGGCCGAATCGTGATGCCGGGGGTGTCGATGTCGACCAGGAACTCGGTCAGCCCTTCGTGCCGCGCGTCGGCCGGTCCGGTGCGTGCCAAGACGTAGGCGTGGGTGGCGAGGTGGGCGGTGGTGGTCCAGATCTTGGCGCCGGTGATCGACCAGCCGCCCGGCACGGGCACCGCTCGGGTGCGGACGGCCGCGAGGTCGGACCCGGCCTCTGTTTCACTGAGCCCGAGACAGACGACGACCTCGCCGCGGCAGATCGCCGGAAGGAACTCCTGCCGTAAGCGCTCGGTGCCGTGGCGGAGGATCACCGGGCCGATCTGGCGATCCGCCGTCCAGTGCGCAGCGACCGGCGCACCGGCGCGCAGCAGTTCCTCGGTGACCGCGAGGCGGGCCAGATTCGACCGTCCGCCGCCGCCGTACTGCCGCGGCCAGGTCATCCCGATCCAGCCCTGGGCCGCCACCGATGCCGTGAAGGTCCGATCCAGGCCACGCATCCAGCTGTCGCAGCGCGGGGTGAATACGGCGGAGCTCAAGAACGCGCGTACGTCTCTGCGCAGGGCCGCCAGATCGTCGTCGCGGACGTCCGATCGCATGTGATCGGACGGAGGAGACACCACGGTGCGCATACCTCTCCGATAATTTGACGAAACTGTCAGTACGGTAGCCAGAGCGCTGCGACCGAGTCAACGTACACGAGCAACTTGTGTCGACACTATTGTCAAGTATGGGGGATCTCCCTAGGCTGAACTGCCAATCGACCGGTCGCAGAGAGGCGGAGACGGCATGAAGCAGACGATCCTGGAGGGCGTACGGGTAGTCGAGCTCGCCGCCTGGACATTCGTTCCTTCCGCAGGCGCGGTGCTCGCCGACTGGGGCGCCGACGTGATCAAGATCGAGCACCCGGTGACGGGCGACCCCCAGCGCGGTCTGATCAGTTCCGGAGTCGTCACCGGCACCGACGGGGTCAACCACTTCATCGAGCAGCCCAACCGGGGTAAGCGGAGCCTCGGACTCGACATCGGTACCGAGGCGGGGCGCGAGGTGCTCTACAAACTCGTCGCACAGGCCGACGTCTTCGTGACCAACCTCTTACCGGGCTCGCGCCAGCGATCCGGCGTGGATCTCGACGACATTCGGGCTCACAACCCGGACGTCATCTACGCCCGGGGACACGGATACGGCACCCGCGGCCCGCAGGCCGATCGCGGTGGGTTCGACCTGGCCGCATACTGGGCGCGCGGGGGCATCGGTGATTCGCTGAGCGCGCGCGAGGGTGGTTATCCGCCGATCCAGCGGCCTGCGTTCGGCGACGTCTACGCCGGCTTCGCGATCGCCGGCGGGATCGCGGCAGCGCTCTTCCGACGGCAGCGAACCGGCGAGACCTCGACCGTGGACGTTTCCCTGCTCGGGGCGGCGGTCTGGCAGCTCGCTCCCGACGTCGTCGGGGCCGGTATCACCGGTGCGCCGATCCCGAAGTACGACCTGGCCGAAATGCCCAACCCGCTGGCCAGCCTCTACCGAACGAGCGACGACCGGTACCTCGCGCTGGTGGTACTGCAGGCCGACCGGTTCTGGGCCGACCTGTGCCAGCGGCTCGGCCGCGCCGACCTCATCGACGATGAGCGTTTCGCCGACGTCCGGGTCCGGTTCGCGAACCGCGCGGCCTGCGTCGCGGAGTTGCGTGCGACGTTCGGCGCGCAGCCGCTCGGCCATTGGGAGAAGGCATTGGCCGATTTCGACGGTGTCTGGGACGTGTTCCGCACGGCGCCGGAACTCCATGAGGACCCGCAGGTCGTGGCAAACGGCTACCTCCCGCAGCTGACGAACGACAACGGTGCGACGTTCGCGCTGGCCGCGAACCCGGTGCAGTTCGACGAGCAAGCGCCCACTCTGACCCCCGCGCCGGAGCACGGCCAGCACACCGAGGAGATCCTGCTGGAGCTGGGCTACGACTGGGAGCAGATCGCCGCGCTGAAGTCCACCAACGCCACTACCTGACCATCCCGACTTGACCTAGTTGTCAACAGGGCGTGAAATAGAGGCATTTCCGCCCGACCGGCGGTGAGAGTGATCCGCTGTGGAGGGCACCATCGACGCGCCACTGTCCGACGACATCCCGGGAACCGCCGACGGGGCACGCGGCCCCGTCGGCGGGGTCCTCACCGCCGAGGAGACCGCGCTCGGCGAGCGCGCGGCCCGCACCCGCACCGCGATCCTCGAGGCGACCCGCAAGCTGTTCCTGGAAAAGGGCTACGGCGGAACCCGGATCAACAACATCACCGACGCGTGCGGCATCTCCCGGGCCGGCTTCTACACCTACTTCCGCGACAAGCGGGAGGTGTTCACCGTCCTCGGCGAGCAGACGTTCCGCGACATCCTGCAGGTGGTCGGCGAGCTGGAGAAGCTCCCCCAGCCCTGCGGTGTCGACGACGTCGCCGGCTGGGTCCGGCAGTACTTCGACTACATGGACGTGCACGGCGCGTTCGTCCTCTCCTCGGCGCAGTCGGCGCCCGAGGACGAGGAGTTCCGCACCAGTACGGCTCGCCTGCAGATGCGGGTGGCGTGGATGATCGGCATGAGCCTGCGGGGCAGGCAGCGGGTGCCCACGGACGCCCCGGAGGCGCTCGGGCTGACGATCAACGCGATGCTCGACCGCGCCTGGTACTTCGTGCGGGGGCAGCAGCTGCCGGTGGACGAAAACGACATGGTCCGGACGCTGGCGACCACGATCCTCGGCACGCTGGTCAGCTCCGAAGCCTGACCGGCTCCGGAGCTGACCGGTTCACTGCCGCTCAGGCCATGGTGAACCGGCGCCGCAGCTCAGCCTTGGCGACCTTGGCCAGGCCCGTGCGCGGCAGCGCGTCGACCGTCTCGAGCTGTTCGGGCAGTTTCTGCTTCATCAGCCCCGCGTCGAGCAGCCACGCGTTGAGCGTGGGAAGATCCGGGGCCGGGTGACCGGCGACCGGTGCGACGACCGCGCAGACGCGCTCGCCGCAGACCGGATCGGGTAAGCCGATCACCGCGACCTCGGCCACGGCGGGGTGGCCGGCGAGCACCTGTTCGATCTCCTGCGGGGCGATGTTCTCGGCGTTCCGGATGATCAGATCCTTGACCCGGCCCACGACCTCGATCGGGCCGGCCGGGTGGAACCGTCCGAGGTCGCCGGTCCGGAACCACCCGTCCGCGGTGAACGCGGCGGCGGTCTCGGCCGGGTCGGTGTAGCCGTGGCAGACACCCGCGCCCGTGACCTGTACCTCGCCGATCTCGCCCGCCGGTACCGGCACCCCGTCCGCGTCGACCAGCCGGACTCGGTTGCTGGGCAGCACCGTCCCGTCGGTCGCGGCCAGCACGTCCGCCGGATCGCTCGGCCGGCCCACCGCGATCATCGGCACTTCGGTCATCCCGTAGTCGTGTGCGAGCACAGCGTCCAGCACGTCCCGGACCTCGTCGAACAGCGCGGGAGGGCAGGGAGCGCCACCGCCCTTCAACGTTCGCAGGCCCGGCAGCACCGGCTCTCCCGGCTGCGCGCGGCCCATCGCGACCAGGGCACTGTAGAACGGTGGTGCGCCGCCGGTGGTCGTCACGCCGTACCGGCGGAACAGCTGCACCGCCTCGGCCGGGACGAAAGCCTCCAGGACCAGCGCGGGGTACCCGCCGGCCAACATCGCGATCAGGTATTCGACGCCGCCCACGTGCGCGACCGGGAAGCCGATCGCCGCTACCTCACCCGCCGTCCGGCCGAGTTCCCCGTTGCCCGCGAAGCCGAGTCCGGTCGAGAGCAGCGTCGTGTCGGTGTGCTGAGCGCCCTTGGGCGCACCGGTCGACCCGGAGGTGAAGTAGATCCAGGCAACCTCGTCCAGGTCGTCCACCGCCTCCGCCGGTGAACCGACCGGATCGGCCTCCGGCGCCTCGGCGCCGATCACCAGCGTCCGTGGGGCCGGACCGCCGGCTGCGGCCACCTGGGCCGCGAGCGCGACGAAGTCCGTACCGCGCCAGACGCCCGGAACGAGAAACACCTCTGCCGCGCTACCGGCCAGCGCCGCCGTCACCTCACGCTCGCGGTACTGCGGGATGATCGGCGCCTGCACCGCACCGAGGCGGCGGAGCGCGGCCATCACCAGGAGCGTGCTGATCCGGGTCGGCAGCTGCCACGCGACCCGGGTGCCCCGCCCGAGGCCCTCGGCAGCCAGGGCTGCCGCGACGCGCCGCGACCGTTCCGCGAACTCCGCACAGGTGACGGTGGTTCCGTCGGCCTCGAACAGCATGGGCGCTTCCGGGGTCGCGGCAGCCCGGGCGTCCACCAGGTCGACGAACCTGGAAGCGGTCAGCAACCAGGGCCACGCCCGCGCGGCGTCGGAGGAGTTCCAGTCGGTGGGTCTCGAGTCGGCGGCGGGGTCGAGAGTGCGTTCGGCAGCCATCGTTGGCCTCCTCCGGGGTTGACTACTTAGTCGCGGCTGAGCACCATCGCGCCGGCCACCGGTCCCCCACCGGCGGCGACCGCCGCCACGCGCGGACGGCCCGCCTGGCGGTCCCCGCCCTCCTGCCAGAGCTGCACGCACGCCTCGTGCAGGAACCCCATGCCGTGCAGGCGCCCACCGGAGAGCTGTCCTCCGCTGGTGTTCAGCGGAAGCGAGCCGTCCAGCGCGATCCGCTCGCCGCCCTCCACGAACGGGCCGACCTTGCCGTGGTCGCAGAAGCCCAGTGCCTCCAGCCACATCACCGTGAGGAAACTGAAGCCGTCGTAGAGCTGTGCCACGTCGACGTCGGCCGGACGCAGGCTCGTCCGCTCCCACAGGGTGGCTGCGGCATCGTGGGCGGCCATCGTGGTGAGGTCGGTCCGCTGGTCCCACGTGGCTCGCTCGAACATGCCGGTACCGACCGATTCCACCGTGAGCGGCTCGCGCGGTAGCCCGGCCGCCGCGTCCCGCCGGGACACGATGACCGCGGTCGCGCCGTCGCACGGCACGTCGCAGTCGTAGAGGCACAGCGGCTCGGAGATCATCCGGGCGTTCAGGTACTCGTCCATCGCCAGGGGCGTGCGGTAGACGGCATCCGGGTTCAGGCCTGCGTTGCGCCGGGCGTTGATCGCGATCCAGCCGAGCTGCTCACGGGTCAGACCGTGGTCGTGCATGTACCGCTGGGCAGGCATCGCCAGCCAGTTCGCCGCCGACACCGCGCCGAACGGGCCGGTCCACTGCAGGTGCGGCGGGAGCTCTCCGTCCCCGAACAGCACCGAGGCACGGCCGGCCGTCGCCTGCGCGGTGGACTCCCAGACCGAACGGAACACCAGCACGTGGTCGGCGAGTCCGAGCGTCACCGCCATGCACGCCTCGATCGCCGGGCCGATCTGCCCAGCGGTCTCCATGCTGCTCAGGTACCAGCGGCTACGAAGTCCGAGCGCGTCCCGCAGCTCGTGCACCGAGGCGCCGGAGAAGCCTCGGTCCGGCACGCCCGGTCCCGGGTAGCTGGCCACCCCGTCGATGTCGTCCGGAGTCAGCCCGGCGTCCGCGATCGCCCGGAGCGCTGCCTCGATCGTCAGCTCCAGACCGGAGCGCCCGAGCCGGCGCCCGACCTGTGACTTACCGGCACCGGTGAGCACCGCCTGTCCCCGAAACGGGCCGCCGCGGGTCATCGGCTTCCCCTCGCTGAGCCGCTTCCGGCCGGGCGGAAGAGCGGGAGCCAGAGATCGTCCCATTGCTCGAAGAACACCGCGACCTCCAGCCCGACCTTCGCGTCGTCCAGCGGCAGGTCGACCACGTTGCTCACGACCCGCACGTCCGGCTCCTCAGCGATCTCGACCATCGCGACCAGATAGGGCGGCGGAAACGTCGGAATCCAGGGCTGCCGATTGACGGTGAACGCGGCGATCCGTCCCCGGCCGGATACCGGCTCGGGGCCTACGTCGAGGCTCCGGCAGCGAAAGCACGCCGGTGCCGGTGGATGAAACCAGTGTCGACAGGATCGACAGCGGTAGATCAGCAGGTGGCCCTGCTCGCCGCCGGTCCAGAAAGCGCGGGATTCCGTGGTGGGGACGGGCAGCAGGCGCTGCTCCGGACGGGCATAGGGAAGCACGCGACCTCCGTGGTCACCTCGACGTGAAACCAGCCGGCTAGCCGACCCTAGAACCGAGTTGACGTAATCGTCAACGCTAGGCGGGAACCGGCGCCTCGGCCGGGTTCCGAACCGGAAGCCCCAGCAGACGTCGCGCGTTGTCGCCCATGAAGTCACGGGTGCGCTTCTCGCTCATGCCCTCGGCATAGCGGTAGTAGCCGCGGGGCTCGGTGAGGCCCTCCGGGTGCGGATAGTCCGATCCGAACAGGACGCGGTCCCACCCGACCGTCTGCACGACGTCTTCCACCGAGCCCTCCCAGAACGGGCTGACCCAGATATTGCGGCGGAACACTTCGAGCGGGTGCTCCAGGAAGGCCTGCGGCATCTTCCCGTAGGTGGCCTCGAAGTCGTCGAAGAGCGGCCTGATCCAGGAACTGCCGTTCTCGACGCTGGCGATCCGGAGCCGGGGGAACCGCGTCAGCGTGCCGTGGCAGATCAGGCTGGTGAGCATGTCCGCGATCTCGCGGTGACCGAGAGCCACCCAGCGGAACGCGCTCATCTCGGTGAAATTGTTGGTCTCCGGCGGCTCCCACTGGTTGATGTACCCGTCCAGTGGAGGCTGGCTGGCGTGCAGCACCACCGGGATACCGGCCGCCTCGACGTCGGCCCAGAAGGGGTCGAACTCCGGCAGCGCCGGCGAACGCCAGCCCTTGTGGCCCTTCACCGGCGCCGGCTTGATCAGCACCGCCTTCGCACCGTTCTCCAACACGTACTGCAGTTCACGACGTGCGTCGTCGACCAGGGCGCAGGTGATGACCGGTGTCATGTAGAGCCGGTTCTCGTACGTGTAGCCCCATGTCTCGAGCATCCAACGGTTGAGCGCGTGGATCATCGCGACGACCAGTTCCGGGTCCTCGGCCGCGGAGTGCTCGACGAGGTTCGCCAGGGTGGGGTAACACAGGGCCTCGTCGACACCTTGCTCGTCCATCACCGCGATCCGCGGCTCCGGGCCGCGGAACGCCGGGAGCGCGTCGATACCCTTGCCGCCCATCTCGCGCAGCGACTTTCCCTCGGTGTTCTGGCCGGAGAAGAACTTCTCGTACGCGCCCGGCGCAGCAACCCGCTCGAACGTCGGGTTCGGGATGTACTCGGTGATCCGGCTCAGGATCGCGATCTTGGTCCGTCCGCCGACCTGGACGAATTGCACCGCCCGCCGGTACTTCTCCGGGAGGTACCGGGTCAGTGCCTCCGGAGTCTCGTACATGTGCTGATCCGCGTCGAAGATCGGCGCGTCAGTGAACTGAGTCACGGGTACTGCCCTCCGCTGCCTAGCATCAGTTCGGAACGACCTGTCAGTTGACAGTACCGTCAGATAAGGGCGCGCGGAAGCTGCTTCACCTAGGTTGATCACTGGTTGGGGCTCTGACAAGATCGTCATCGGACGCCGACGACGACTGACACACGGAGGACGACCTTGAGCGAACCGCGCGTTGGACAGTCGCTGGCGAGCCTGGTCGACGGAACCGCAGTGGTCGTTGTGCGAGCTACCGCCGCGGACCTGACGATCACCTGCGGTGGCGTCGAGATGGCCGACCCGAAGACGGTGCGGCCGACCGATCGCCTACCGCTCGCTCCCGACCAGCACGAGCCCACGCTGATCGGCAAGCGTTACGTCGACGAGAACGACAATCTCGAGCTGCTCTGCACCAAACCCGGCCAAGGAAGGCTGGCGGTGAACGGGGCCCCGCTGACGATCAAGTCCGCCAAGCCACTCCCCGCCTCGGACTGACGGCGATGAACCTCACGCTGCTCCTGGACATGCCCGCCGACGGGTTCGGTGATCGGATCCTCGTGGGTCGTTCGGCCACGGGTTACACCGCGCAGCGGCTCCGGGAACTGAGCCGAGGCGGAGCCGCGCTACTGGCGGAGGCCGGCGCAGACTCGGTCGTCTACCTGGGAGTCAACCGCCCGGCGCCGGCGTGCCGATGGTGCCGCTGAACTACCGTTCGTCGGCCGAGCAGTTGCAGGGGTTGCTGGCCAACCACCCGAACGCCTTCGGTGTCGGCGGACCGGCCGAGGTCCACCTGCTCCGCCGTGCCGGCCTCCCTGCGCTGACCACCGACGAGTGGATCGCCGCCTCGGGTGAGCGGGCTGACCGGGCGGCCGAGGACGAGCTGATCGAGTCCGGCGCACCCGCCGTGCTGATCTACACCAGCGGGACGACGTCGGCCCCCAAGGGTGTCGTGTTGCGCCATGCCAACCTGGTCTCCTACGTCCTCGGTACGGTGGAGTTCGGCGGGGCCGAGGCGGACGAAGCCAGCCTGGTCAGCGTTCCGCCGTACCACATCGCTGCGGTCGCGAACGCGATCAGCAACCTCTACGCCGGTCGGCGCACGATCGTGCTCGAGCAGTTCGCCCCCGCCGAGTGGCTCGACGTAGCCCGCGAGGAGAACGTCACGCACGCGATGATCGTGCCGACGATGCTCTCCCGGATCATGGATGCCACCGACGAGCAGCTCGTCGTCCCGTCCTTGCGCTCGGTGGCCTACGGAGGCGCCAGCATGCCGGTGACCGTGATCGAACGGGCGCTGACCCGGTGGCCGGACGTCGCGTTCGTCAACGCCTATGGGCTCACCGAGACCAGCTCCACGATCGCCGTACTCGGCCCCGACGACCACCGCACCGCGATCAGCAGCGACGACCCGTCGATCCGCGCCCGGCTGTCCTCGGCCGGACAGGTCGTACCCACCGTCGAACTGCAGATCCGCGACGACGCCGGGCAACCGCTACCGGCCGGCGTCCCCGGGCGGATTTGGGTGCGTGGTGACCAGGTGTCGGGCGAATACGCCGGCACCGGTCCGGTACTCGACGCCGACGGCTGGTTCGACACCCGCGACCAGGGCTACCTCGACGCCGACTGCTACCTCTTCATCGGGGGACGTGCCGACGACACGATCATCCGCGGCGCGGAGAACATCGCACCCGCCGAGATCGAGGAGGTGCTGCTCCGCCACGAGCAGGTGGACGACGCCGTCGTCGTCGGCGTCCCGGACGACGAGTGGGGCCAGCGCATCGAAGCGGCGGTCGTCCTACGGCCCGGTGCGGAAGTGGGGGCCGCCGAACTCCGTGCCTACGTGCGGTCGCACCTGCGAGGTTCCAAGACACCGGACCGGATCGTCTTCTGGTCGGAGCTCCCCCGCACCGAGACCGGCAAGCTGGTCCGCCGCCGGGCCGTCGATCGCCTCGTTGCCGAACACAGCGAGCCCGTCGGGCAGTAGGGCTCACGCACGGGTGCGCGTCTACCGCGCGGCCTGATGACGACTCCTCACTAGCCGGCCACGGTGGCTTTCCGGCCGCGCAGGTGGGCGAGCGGTTCGGCACCGGCGTCCGGGTAGTACTTCTGCGTCCACTCGCGAATCCGTCGGAAGCCGCCCGCCTCCGAGGTCGTCAGAGCGGGCCGCTCGAGGAATTTCTGGTGGTTCCAGATCGCGATGTCGTCGGGCAGCGCCAGCTTGGCGTCGTCGATGTACGACTGGTGCCGGCCGGTGGCCTGATCGTCCGGGAGCATCTCGGGCCAGTAGGTACCGAAGACGTCGCTACGGGTGTCGTCGATCGGCGTCGTGGCGATGAGGATGATCATCACGCGCTCCCGGTCGGTCTGGGCGTTGAAGCCCACCGCGGTTCCCCAGAACTTCAGCTGCAGCGTGCCCACCTGGTCGTCGGGGCGGTCGACTCCGTCCTCCCAGCGGCGTCCGAACCCCACTTTGGCGAACCAGGTGTGGTCGGTGTTCTCCTGGCGGAGCACAGTCGGCGCCTGCGGAGTGTGGTGCACGAACCGGAAGTGGGCCGGGTCGACGGCGTTCTCGATCACCATCTCGGGATGAATCGTGGTGCCGGGGAACAGGGACTGCGTCGCCGGGCCGGTCTCGTGGAACGTCCGTCCCGCCAGGTGCGGCGCGATGTCCGCCCACTCGGTGGGCAAGTCGAAGAGCGGCGCGCGTCCAGCCGGGTCGTGCCAGGCGAACAGAACTCCGAAAAGCTCGACGACCGGCCAGACGCGTAGGCGCACGCGGCTGGTGCGCTTCTCGTAGGGGATCGAGGCGTTGGTGCCGTCCGGCCGCCACACCCATCCGTGGAACGGGCACTGGATGCCGTCGTCGACCACGCACCCACCCACGGCGAGGTTGGCTCCCAGGTGCCGGCAGTAGGCCTCGGCCAGCCGGACCGTTCCGGTGGTGTCTCGGTACGCAACCAGGTCCTCGCCGAAATAGCGCAGTTGCCGTACGTCCCCGACCTGCAGATCCGTCGACCATCCGATCTGGAACCAACCGGCTATCGCGTTGCTGGGCATATCCGCCTCATCCTCGGTCCGACGACAGAACGGTGATCGCGGAGACGGCGGTCGGACCGCCGATGTTGTGGGCCAGCGCGTTCCGCGCGCCGTCCACCTGATTGTGCGACTCACCCCGGAGTTGCTCGAACAGCTCCACGCACTGCGCCACGCCGGTCGCGCCGGGCGGGTGACCCTTCGCCTTCAGACCACCGCTGGGGTTGACCGGCTTCGCGCCACCGACGCTGGTGACGCCGTTCTCGATCAGCTTGTAGGCGCCGAGCCGCTCGGCGAAGCCCAGGTCCTCGTACGAGATCAGTTCGACGCCGGTGAAGCAGTCGTGCACCTCGGCCACGTCGATCTCGTCGGGTCCCAGTCCGGCCATCGCGTAGGCGGCCCGCGCGGCTTTCACCGTCGGCGGGAACGTCGTCATGTCGGTCTTGTGCTGGTGCATCACCCGGTCGAGGCCAAGCCCGACGCCACGAACCCAGACCGGCCGGTCGGTGTACCGGTCGACGACGTCCTCGGCGACGAGGAGCAACGCAGCGGCGCCGTCGCTCTGCGGTGTGCAGTCGTAGAGACCGAACGGCGCGACCACCATCGGCGCGGCCATCGCCTGCTCGACGGTGATCTCGAACCGCAGCTGCGCCTTCGGATTGCTCACCGCGTGCCGGTGGTTCTTCACCGCCACCATCGCCATGTGCTCCCTGGTGGCCGGCGACTCGTGCAGGTACCGGGCGACGTGTAACGCGAAGTTCGCCGGTGCGACCAGGCCCAGCGGGTAGTCCCAGGCCATGTCCCGGGTCAGCGCCGCCCACTCCCAGAACGTGCCGCGCGAGGACGACTCCCGGACCTTGTCCGCGCCGATCACCAGGGCCACGTCCACCGCGCCCGAGCCGACCGCGTAGGTCGCGTTCCGAA
It contains:
- a CDS encoding thiolase C-terminal domain-containing protein → MRRVAVVGAGMTAFGEHFGLGIKDLLPMALSEMAATVDKGLDRADIQAAWFGELTTSDGFPSGILVDSCGLLDIPVTRVENACATGNDAVRNATYAVGSGAVDVALVIGADKVRESSSRGTFWEWAALTRDMAWDYPLGLVAPANFALHVARYLHESPATREHMAMVAVKNHRHAVSNPKAQLRFEITVEQAMAAPMVVAPFGLYDCTPQSDGAAALLLVAEDVVDRYTDRPVWVRGVGLGLDRVMHQHKTDMTTFPPTVKAARAAYAMAGLGPDEIDVAEVHDCFTGVELISYEDLGFAERLGAYKLIENGVTSVGGAKPVNPSGGLKAKGHPPGATGVAQCVELFEQLRGESHNQVDGARNALAHNIGGPTAVSAITVLSSDRG
- a CDS encoding amidohydrolase family protein; amino-acid sequence: MTQFTDAPIFDADQHMYETPEALTRYLPEKYRRAVQFVQVGGRTKIAILSRITEYIPNPTFERVAAPGAYEKFFSGQNTEGKSLREMGGKGIDALPAFRGPEPRIAVMDEQGVDEALCYPTLANLVEHSAAEDPELVVAMIHALNRWMLETWGYTYENRLYMTPVITCALVDDARRELQYVLENGAKAVLIKPAPVKGHKGWRSPALPEFDPFWADVEAAGIPVVLHASQPPLDGYINQWEPPETNNFTEMSAFRWVALGHREIADMLTSLICHGTLTRFPRLRIASVENGSSWIRPLFDDFEATYGKMPQAFLEHPLEVFRRNIWVSPFWEGSVEDVVQTVGWDRVLFGSDYPHPEGLTEPRGYYRYAEGMSEKRTRDFMGDNARRLLGLPVRNPAEAPVPA
- a CDS encoding Rieske 2Fe-2S domain-containing protein, which produces MPSNAIAGWFQIGWSTDLQVGDVRQLRYFGEDLVAYRDTTGTVRLAEAYCRHLGANLAVGGCVVDDGIQCPFHGWVWRPDGTNASIPYEKRTSRVRLRVWPVVELFGVLFAWHDPAGRAPLFDLPTEWADIAPHLAGRTFHETGPATQSLFPGTTIHPEMVIENAVDPAHFRFVHHTPQAPTVLRQENTDHTWFAKVGFGRRWEDGVDRPDDQVGTLQLKFWGTAVGFNAQTDRERVMIILIATTPIDDTRSDVFGTYWPEMLPDDQATGRHQSYIDDAKLALPDDIAIWNHQKFLERPALTTSEAGGFRRIREWTQKYYPDAGAEPLAHLRGRKATVAG